A stretch of DNA from Temnothorax longispinosus isolate EJ_2023e chromosome 2, Tlon_JGU_v1, whole genome shotgun sequence:
CAAACATTATTGCCGAGACATGTGCAGCATTATGGGATTGCCTTGCTAAAAAAGTGCTTCCTTTTCCATTAAGTAAGGAAGATTGGCTCAATATCGCACAAGGTTTCAAAGATTGCTGGAATTTTAATCACTGCATTGGCGCAATTGACGGAAAACACGTTGCTATTCaggtatttcttttatatgacATTATCTAATTGTGGCAACTGGCGAGCTAGCTATATAATTCCATTTGTTTTAGTGTCCCCATAATCCTGGCTCTTTATATTACAACTACAAGAACTATCACAACATTGTACTGCTCGGGATATGTGATGCCAACTACATGTTTACATTCGTCGACATCGGAGCTTATGGCAGGCGTAGTGATGGTGGAATTTTCCGAGATTCTATTGTGGGtcagaaattttataacagaGAAATGGGACTGCCAGAACCTAAGAAACTCACGGTCGATGGTGATCCTATGCCATATGTTCTTGTTGCCGATGAAGCATTCCAGTTAACTGATTTTTTGCTAAGACCATATTCAGGAAAAGGAGGACTTGGACTTAATCACGAAAAAAACATCTATAATTATCGCCTCAGTCGTGCTCGTAGAACAATCGAGAATACTTTTGGAATTCTTGTGAGTCAATGgagaatattgaaaaagcCTATTGACGCtactgtaaaaaatacaatgcaAATTGTCCAGGCCATTATTTGCATTCATAATTGGCTTCGAAAACAGGATTTAGACAAAAACGAATATATTTCTGCGGACATGATTGATCACGATGAACCTAGTGGTTTTATTCCTGGAAATTGGAGAAAGGAAATGGATAGCAGTCATGCCTTGAGAGATCTTGGTAATTGTGGCACTAACAATTCTTCTCGAGATGCCATGAACATCAGGAATGAATTTTGCGATTATTTTAACGGCGAGGGTGCTATACCCTGGCAGTATCTTCAATAGCAGTAATTATCATCATGGATTtgcatgaaattaattaattaaaaaaaaaaataatttgttctaAGGATGTTTCGGCCGTACAGCCTAAGCtaaatataatcgtataacTTTATTTGAGAGTTTctcaaggaaaaaataaagtgataaaatttaaaaatcagttaatatttatggaaaatcatgaaaaatacTGATAAAAATCTATGACGTTTGGAAATGGTAataatctgaataaataaatattatatttgatatctGTTCTATCATTGTATGTCTAAATTGTTTGTCTTTTATATCATTGTACGTCTAAAATAACTTCGCAAGTTTATAGTTGATATACCAaagaattgtttaaacattgttaaattttgctttaaaaatctgttattatttgaatatggctatacatctttaaaaaaaggactgaaaatttttttgtagctTAATGAGACAATTATGCTTGacttttttgacattttaattcaatcaaaattgtatatataaaaagcaaaagagcattaaattatttaattaatcataaataGAGACacttattacaataatacttatttatagtatattcataaaattatcattatactgctttaaatataaatttgtattacacGTGTACCGTCATAATATACGCAACTATATCcatattttgaagaaaaaaaataaaaagataaaatttaaaccataaatttatttattttgttaatatttaaagctAATTATgcttgtataaaaaaaatagaaaatgtgtTGTCGGAATCTTTTAAAACATCCAGctgaaagaaatttaattattatttgtttcttccTGTAGTCTGGAGAAGGTCATTTGGACAATATCCTGTAGAGTTCGCATTTGTAGTTGAGGCGACATTTTGCGCAAATGTAATGCTGCTGTTTGTAGCATATGATCCACCTCATCGAATGGATCATTTATATTTGGCGATGCAACATTTTGCGCCTTTTCCCGTCTCTCAAAAATTTGGATTAGTTTATCCAACGGATTCGTAGAAGCAACTGATATATCGCTATCAATAGAGGAATTGGTATTGAGTCTTCGTCTTTTTCCACTCGTAAAAGTACTTGATAAGGTTGGCGCtgcaaacaaatttttatatacagttgatataaaaaataataataataaaacaatgatCATACTTTCTGTGCTACTACTGTCATTTGGATCTATGCCAATCGGACTTTGTACTTGAGAAGTTGACTGGTCCAccgatttatttaatagctCGTTCTCTGTGCTAGGAATATTACTCGATGTGCTACAATAAATGAACAAAGTAGGAATTACAGAAACAAATTGTGGAATTACAGTAATTTTATCACTGTCTAATGATGTTCCTGGCACAAAGAATGGACAATTTGGTCGAGTAGTTAGCCTCAAGATCAAGTGCAAAATCTGTTTGACATGGACAACATATGCAGTAGCTGGGATAGTATAATGGTTGTTATCATTATTGCTATtgttggaaaataatttaataataataataaataataaaaaaaaaaataaaaatagttggatcattattattattattaaataatttccaaataatagcaataataataacagaacCATTATACTACCAAAGCTTTGTTGTCCATGCCAAACagaatttgtaatttgtatttGATCTTGAAACTGATCTCCACCATTGTGTTGTGCCATCAGAAacattactttataataataacaaaaatcagTTACTTCTTCGATAGACTGGTATCACGAAGAAACTCCATTATGTCATAGTGCTTCCACTTGTGACggttctcatttttattcctcCCAGATCCACTTGGAAGGTACTGCTCCGACTGGACAATTTTGCGATATGTATCGCgtaatgatttaaatttctgCTGTACAGCAATTGCGTCGAGTACACCTagaaaaatcagattttatcaTATCCAACTAATCCaactgtattatatatttatttatttaccattCAATTCATCAGCAACTTCTTCCCAGAGTCGTTTCCGGGTTTTCTTGGATCTCTGGTCCACCGGTTGACTAATGTCCCACAGAGGCCTTCTATGTCGGACAGCCAAAATTAAATGTTCTTCCTCTTCTACCGACAATTTCTTTGAGGCCTTTCTTTTGGAAGGagttctaaattttttactgcCAACAGCATTTTCTTCAAACGTTTCGGCCTTAAATGTGGCCTTCATCAGtgataaacaattataacCTTGGtcctttaacaaaaattaaaacgacCAAGgttataattgtttatcaCTGATGAAGGCCACATTtagagccgaaacgtttgaataatgttttgaatttgtaatataagatcttatatgtaatataagattttaagCACTAAGATCGAGCTTTGTTTGCTAGCCATTGAAATTGTTTATACAGGGTGTACCATAAAGACCGGATCAACTCTTAAGGGTAGATTCTTGAGATCATTTGGAGAAAAAAATCCTAATGCCAAAATGTCGAGCCTGCTACAATGTTTAAACGGAAAAGGTTTAAAGTTCACTAGTGTGCTTGTCGAAATTTTGCGCACTTACGGACGTTGCATGTCAAAACAGCTCTTGCACACTTTACTCAActcaattaatagaaatatttgaaattattatttactttatttctttgtacaCTGTTCGCAAGACCGACGAATATCGGGATGACAATTTGGCAGGCTCGACATTTTGGCATTAGGATTTTTGTCTCCAAACGATCTCAGGAATCTACCCTTAAGAGTTGATCCCGTCTTTACGGTACACCCAGTATATGCGAACATGactaattgtttattattaattatttaacatatccAACTAATCCAAACATAGCTCTATCCCTctacaaaagttatttttatcactCATATATTTGCAGATATATTCAACTAACCTAAAATGTAGAGTTATCATAACTTATGTAGAGTTATCATAACTTATTAATACCCTAAAAAGCAGCATATTTATGCACATGAATGATACAgaagttatttttatcactCATATATTTGCAGATATATTCAACTAACCTAAAATGTAGAGTTATCATAACTTATTAATACCCTAAAAAGCAGCATATTTATGCACaagaataatcaaaatattccATATCTaccatataatattaatatattacttacTTCATTCTCGTTGTCATTCATTGTATAACTGTAAACACCTTTGAATTTTGCGGCACACTGAAAAAGCTAAGACGGTCTGAACTTTTCCCCCCATTACATTTTCTTAACGCCAAAAGTCACGTGACCCCCAtttgccgctggtttctagcgtcaatgaaattaTGTTTATGCATTGAGTCCCTTTATAACAGGAGGCCCTTACTCGATCAAAGATATATTGCATTTGCGCAAACTCAGCCAATCGCCAATGCGGCACCAAAAGTACCACGTCATGAGCAGCAGGTTTCTACTCCACTCGCCAAAGAGTTCATGTTCCATATCTTCAGACCCTGCGCATAATAGAAcatattagaaataagaataaatattaaatattaggatatatgtataaatatataggaatattctagtaataaatatcaaatagtaaaatatgtaaatgtaagaatatttttatatttatatctgataTATCTTATTCTTTTCCATTGTGCGcgttatgtttaattattatttctaatttcgatttctctaatattttaatatttattccgaatatacatatacatataccatttaataattgttcgttttaatcaattattacaatattatatattgattaatacgagtaaattaataatgactGAAACATTTGATGCTGGCTTATTTGGAGAGCTTGTAATATCGTCTGATTAACGTGCACATGAacattttagatttaaatGGCATGGTAATTATACCTATGGATGCGACGGTTTACACCAGCAGCCATTGAATGTGAATACAGAATACAGATCGTcggtagttttttttttttttttttttttttttttttaaattcaatataaagaaaagaccGTGGGGGTACTCATGTGGTCATAGTGCAAAACCGAAATCTAAATTGCATCACATCAAAACAAAAGACACTTCGACTAAATCAACATGGACGCCTCAATAAAAGCGTCCCAAACAGAAGTTAACTGCGTAATAAAACTCGTATACTCTTATAACTCTGAACTCGAAACTATGTGTAAGTGtatgaatgtatgtatatttgttcGTGTATGTCCGCGGTGTTGGGAACTCGGTATTGCCGTAGGTACGTTAAGCCCAAGGAACTGCGCGGATCACTTCCCCCTGCGGCCGTCGGTAGTTTTTGACAAAGTAAAATATCACTAACAACTAACAACGCTGTCAGACGACGAATATTACGATACAGAAAACCTGGAAAAAgttcaaattaattacgtCACAGAGCCACACATGctcttttgtataaaattttaacaatttgcTAAAATTGTACGAATTCTGCAAGGATAGAATAAAGCAGATGCTACAAACAAAATGTAGATCCGACGGTATCATAGACGGTTTAGGGTatggtcaacgtgacgctataaatacttcgaagcattcctcttctcttttctttcaatgaagaaagaaagagaagaagaacgctccaaagcatttgtagcgtcacgttgaccgtagcctttGTCACTTGGTTCAAGTTACATCTTGACAGAGGAGATCATCTTGGATTCCTCGAATGGAAAATCTTGTTAGCAATTTGCTGTTTTCCCAACGATGCCGACCGTATGTCGCGAAGGTGTCGTCTTGACGATAAAAGCGGAAACCTTGAAGGGCAAACTAAAATGTTCTTATAGCACGGGTAATGCGCGATTCAATGAGAATTGTACAACTTTGTATCATTTGCCAAAAGAAGTCATTGCCTTCCTAAATGACTTTGATTAGGTCAAACTGCTCACAGAAATTGGTAGATCTCAAGAGaatagaaaaatgaaatatattttggatACTTCGCCTTTTCCAATCTACGGATTGACTCTTTTATAAAGGAATGTAAAGAtagtgaaattttatattacaaaactgACAATCCAACGCTACGTGTTCTGATTGAACAAATAATAGCCCGTGATAGCGGACTGCAAGAGAAAGTGCAAATGATATCAAACTTATGAAAAAATTCCATGTGCTCTAGATTccatatttattcataactttctttaatattaaaggtGAATTGAAAGATGATCAAGATAGTTATGAAATTTCcagataatatattgtatgtaatatttatatattgcatgaTTTATGTAGTACtaaaatctgtttaattaTCCATTGGTTCAGGAATTTACTTAAAACGAACGGCGTGTTATTGCCGGAAAAGATTTTTCTTATGAGACAATTAGTGTACTCGGAAGATTTACCAAATATGGTTTATGTACAAGATGCAAATCTTCAAAGATCATGTTCATTCGGTACCTCTATTGATACGGTATAacgatgcaatatttttaattatataatttatatttaaataaaaggtACAATCTTATTAGAgtatgattattaaaaataaaattttgtagaatTTGCTTGCCtaataacagtaaaataaataataggttTTTCTTTTCAGAGCTCGGACAGCGAAGATGGTCTACATGTGCGGGATAATATAGCcaataataaaagtacaaaattacataatcGCTGAAtacataaacaaataattacaaatataagatAAGTCCACACTTAAAATACTCTAGTCTGAAGGTATCGATTTTCATTTCCATGCTTATTTTGCTACAGATCAACCAAATATTCGATTTGAATTCGAGTTTATATTCATGTGAGATTATGTCTGACTGAGACGCAAATACTGgtagaaataaatgaaacCAAGATTACCGAAACAATCGTAAATTTTGGCGAAATAAGCAACAAAGGAAAAATTTTACCAAATGCCTTTATGTTGGTACAAGGTTCAGCTCAGTTTATATCACATACATGATACAAAGAAGAATGATTCTTTCATGAATCATACGGCAATCGTCCTCGAAAATGAACTGAGAGATATTATTCTGAGAGataaagaagtaaaaattaaagtcTACCAAATGAAAGGTTTAGTGAAAATTACAATactaaatttgtaaaaatttacaagaataaaccattttgcaattttgtacaatttcctatgaaaaatacaatttttataatacaatatcttttttactgcaatacattttataa
This window harbors:
- the LOC139809001 gene encoding uncharacterized protein isoform X2, whose amino-acid sequence is MKATFKAETFEENAVGSKKFRTPSKRKASKKLSVEEEEHLILAVRHRRPLWDISQPVDQRSKKTRKRLWEEVADELNGVLDAIAVQQKFKSLRDTYRKIVQSEQYLPSGSGRNKNENRHKWKHYDIMEFLRDTSLSKNTSSNIPSTENELLNKSVDQSTSQVQSPIGIDPNDSSSTETPTLSSTFTSGKRRRLNTNSSIDSDISVASTNPLDKLIQIFERREKAQNVASPNINDPFDEVDHMLQTAALHLRKMSPQLQMRTLQDIVQMTFSRLQEETNNN
- the LOC139809001 gene encoding uncharacterized protein isoform X5 translates to MITLHFRTPSKRKASKKLSVEEEEHLILAVRHRRPLWDISQPVDQRSKKTRKRLWEEVADELNGVLDAIAVQQKFKSLRDTYRKIVQSEQYLPSGSGRNKNENRHKWKHYDIMEFLRDTSLSKNTSSNIPSTENELLNKSVDQSTSQVQSPIGIDPNDSSSTETPTLSSTFTSGKRRRLNTNSSIDSDISVASTNPLDKLIQIFERREKAQNVASPNINDPFDEVDHMLQTAALHLRKMSPQLQMRTLQDIVQMTFSRLQEETNNN
- the LOC139809001 gene encoding uncharacterized protein isoform X1, with product MNDNENEDQGYNCLSLMKATFKAETFEENAVGSKKFRTPSKRKASKKLSVEEEEHLILAVRHRRPLWDISQPVDQRSKKTRKRLWEEVADELNGVLDAIAVQQKFKSLRDTYRKIVQSEQYLPSGSGRNKNENRHKWKHYDIMEFLRDTSLSKNTSSNIPSTENELLNKSVDQSTSQVQSPIGIDPNDSSSTETPTLSSTFTSGKRRRLNTNSSIDSDISVASTNPLDKLIQIFERREKAQNVASPNINDPFDEVDHMLQTAALHLRKMSPQLQMRTLQDIVQMTFSRLQEETNNN
- the LOC139808998 gene encoding putative nuclease HARBI1 isoform X1, with the translated sequence MAFMQKYRTWVTERARQVNNAQEEQLLNDILLVVIVHEILRMNSEEKKKRIYKKKCFWVHPIFRLRNKYGFYHAIYPTLSRYKPKFKNYMRMSLSQFEDLLNLVAPHITKQNVTRDPIPAATRLSMTLRYLATGDSMNSLSYQYLVGTTIVSNIIAETCAALWDCLAKKVLPFPLSKEDWLNIAQGFKDCWNFNHCIGAIDGKHVAIQCPHNPGSLYYNYKNYHNIVLLGICDANYMFTFVDIGAYGRRSDGGIFRDSIVGQKFYNREMGLPEPKKLTVDGDPMPYVLVADEAFQLTDFLLRPYSGKGGLGLNHEKNIYNYRLSRARRTIENTFGILVSQWRILKKPIDATVKNTMQIVQAIICIHNWLRKQDLDKNEYISADMIDHDEPSGFIPGNWRKEMDSSHALRDLGNCGTNNSSRDAMNIRNEFCDYFNGEGAIPWQYLQ
- the LOC139809001 gene encoding uncharacterized protein isoform X7; this encodes MITLHFRKASKKLSVEEEEHLILAVRHRRPLWDISQPVDQRSKKTRKRLWEEVADELNGVLDAIAVQQKFKSLRDTYRKIVQSEQYLPSGSGRNKNENRHKWKHYDIMEFLRDTSLSKNTSSNIPSTENELLNKSVDQSTSQVQSPIGIDPNDSSSTETPTLSSTFTSGKRRRLNTNSSIDSDISVASTNPLDKLIQIFERREKAQNVASPNINDPFDEVDHMLQTAALHLRKMSPQLQMRTLQDIVQMTFSRLQEETNNN
- the LOC139809001 gene encoding uncharacterized protein isoform X8, coding for MTTRMKKASKKLSVEEEEHLILAVRHRRPLWDISQPVDQRSKKTRKRLWEEVADELNGVLDAIAVQQKFKSLRDTYRKIVQSEQYLPSGSGRNKNENRHKWKHYDIMEFLRDTSLSKNTSSNIPSTENELLNKSVDQSTSQVQSPIGIDPNDSSSTETPTLSSTFTSGKRRRLNTNSSIDSDISVASTNPLDKLIQIFERREKAQNVASPNINDPFDEVDHMLQTAALHLRKMSPQLQMRTLQDIVQMTFSRLQEETNNN
- the LOC139808998 gene encoding putative nuclease HARBI1 isoform X2, giving the protein MNSEEKKKRIYKKKCFWVHPIFRLRNKYGFYHAIYPTLSRYKPKFKNYMRMSLSQFEDLLNLVAPHITKQNVTRDPIPAATRLSMTLRYLATGDSMNSLSYQYLVGTTIVSNIIAETCAALWDCLAKKVLPFPLSKEDWLNIAQGFKDCWNFNHCIGAIDGKHVAIQCPHNPGSLYYNYKNYHNIVLLGICDANYMFTFVDIGAYGRRSDGGIFRDSIVGQKFYNREMGLPEPKKLTVDGDPMPYVLVADEAFQLTDFLLRPYSGKGGLGLNHEKNIYNYRLSRARRTIENTFGILVSQWRILKKPIDATVKNTMQIVQAIICIHNWLRKQDLDKNEYISADMIDHDEPSGFIPGNWRKEMDSSHALRDLGNCGTNNSSRDAMNIRNEFCDYFNGEGAIPWQYLQ
- the LOC139809001 gene encoding uncharacterized protein isoform X6, translated to MTTRMKTPSKRKASKKLSVEEEEHLILAVRHRRPLWDISQPVDQRSKKTRKRLWEEVADELNGVLDAIAVQQKFKSLRDTYRKIVQSEQYLPSGSGRNKNENRHKWKHYDIMEFLRDTSLSKNTSSNIPSTENELLNKSVDQSTSQVQSPIGIDPNDSSSTETPTLSSTFTSGKRRRLNTNSSIDSDISVASTNPLDKLIQIFERREKAQNVASPNINDPFDEVDHMLQTAALHLRKMSPQLQMRTLQDIVQMTFSRLQEETNNN
- the LOC139809001 gene encoding uncharacterized protein isoform X3; its protein translation is MITLHFSKKFRTPSKRKASKKLSVEEEEHLILAVRHRRPLWDISQPVDQRSKKTRKRLWEEVADELNGVLDAIAVQQKFKSLRDTYRKIVQSEQYLPSGSGRNKNENRHKWKHYDIMEFLRDTSLSKNTSSNIPSTENELLNKSVDQSTSQVQSPIGIDPNDSSSTETPTLSSTFTSGKRRRLNTNSSIDSDISVASTNPLDKLIQIFERREKAQNVASPNINDPFDEVDHMLQTAALHLRKMSPQLQMRTLQDIVQMTFSRLQEETNNN
- the LOC139809001 gene encoding uncharacterized protein isoform X4; this encodes MTTRMNKKFRTPSKRKASKKLSVEEEEHLILAVRHRRPLWDISQPVDQRSKKTRKRLWEEVADELNGVLDAIAVQQKFKSLRDTYRKIVQSEQYLPSGSGRNKNENRHKWKHYDIMEFLRDTSLSKNTSSNIPSTENELLNKSVDQSTSQVQSPIGIDPNDSSSTETPTLSSTFTSGKRRRLNTNSSIDSDISVASTNPLDKLIQIFERREKAQNVASPNINDPFDEVDHMLQTAALHLRKMSPQLQMRTLQDIVQMTFSRLQEETNNN